One genomic segment of Arachis duranensis cultivar V14167 chromosome 4, aradu.V14167.gnm2.J7QH, whole genome shotgun sequence includes these proteins:
- the LOC107484845 gene encoding uncharacterized protein LOC107484845 isoform X4 gives MKSSYRVNKHDAAFKLGLEEVIGLTTKNGNGLASSGLSSKCAYLAGSVVVVYDVNLGTQSHLMVSYRLPKPLSCVAMSRDGHFVAAGEAGSQSSVLIWDSSTSSIVSELKGHLYGVACICFSPNGKHLVSVGGYIYLWEWRSGELVTKVKATSACSTVSNVSFSSDAKLIITAGEKHLKFWVLGSSRSTQINGTKGRSASIVIHEKPTNLAIHKGSSCIYIASSVWINSSYDNCKQAGDCLPIYALTNSGILYLVHSSLSLKKSVTLKVQKAFALSTSGKLVACACNNGAVQLFTPMSLEYLGNILYSEETAIEQDFQKLLALPDAVACQFSGLEKLVVIYGDHSLYIWDIHDVNQPARCFVLVSHSSCIWDIKNLCCENIHDPSLACTARGCFGGVSFATCSADGTIRLWDLSLQSDLSKDAEERDSSKMELLSSSYLVSAGTFERDAVKANLSKSGFRSLAVSSDGKHLAAGDCRGNLHIYNLQTSDYTCFQGAHDAEILTLSFSQDMSDDIAKNSYFLASGGRDCIIHLYDVDRNFDLIGSIDDHSAAVTSVNITSNSCRILSCSADSFLVLHDVVQAENGHNILQQHRQKASKFGTVYDMAVDWTCENVVTVGQDKKIKIFNTASQKLIRSYTHDKTFGEPIKVIMDPSCTYVVCSFSNKSICIYDFNTGEIVAKAIGHAEIVTGVIFLPDCKRIVSVDGDGCIFVWKLPAPLSSKILRRIMERTDPLGTRNLAQPLSFGHICSAVDCQNSKVNLEGMQSLWNNTQSWDGLLCPKSCHKEASSFKFSISRLPRWAQSKVTSPNSVFKNLNNTSLEADSTSSPEVQMPSDDDSSLPKTLKSQCSSTPYRSFSNIALDNQWRAVYTVCMDSLSSPEMHNLMNTKFQGIPLSLKQDKAAIRKDQNSLGFSSHCENEELGVVSEEQVDFNNSCISSLSSEEISDIKAEQLHLDESVSESKPILEANIGSLHCEEDSDMFKQHFGSLSNTHKSQEIR, from the exons ATGAAATCCTCTTACAGAGTCAACAAACACGATGCTGCAttcaag CTGGGTTTGGAGGAGGTAATCGGATTGACGACAAAAAACGGCAATGGGTTAGCTTCAAGTGGCTTGAGTTCCAAATGTGCTTATTTGGCTGGTTCCGTAGTGGTTGTTTATGATGTGAACTTAGGTACTCAGTCACACCTAATGGTGTCTTATAGATTGCCAAAGCCTTTGAGTTGTGTGGCTATGTCACGAGATGGGCACTTTGTTGCGGCTGGAGAG GCAGGAAGCCAGAGCTCAGTACTAATATGGGATTCTTCTACTTCGTCCATTGTCTCTGAACTGAAAGGTCATCTATATGGAGTCGCATGCATCTGCTTCTCACCTAATG GTAAACATTTGGTATCGGTTGGGGGGTATATTTACCTTTGGGAGTGGCGAAGTGGTGAGCTAGTAACAAAGGTTAAAGCAACTTCAGCCTGCTCTACTGTCTCAAATGTCAGCTTCTCATCGGATGCAAAATTAATCATAACTGCTGGAGAAAAGCACTTGAAATTTTGGGTACTTGGATCATCTAGAAGTACACAAATAAATGGAACAAAGGGCAGGTCAGCATCAATAGTGATACATGAAAAGCCAACAAATCTTGCTATTCATAAAGGAAGCTCTTGTATATATATTGCTTCTTCTGTGTGGATAAATAGCAGCTATGATAATTGTAAACAAGCTGGTGATTGCCTTCCAATTTATGCATTGACCAATTCAG gAATTTTGTACCTTGTTCATTCCAGTTTGTCGCTTAAGAAGTCAGTTACTTTGAAG GTCCAAAAAGCTTTTGCATTATCAACATCCGGAAAGCTAGTTGCTTGTGCCTGCAACAATGGAGCAGTCCAATTATTTACCCCCATGTCTCTAGAATACCTAGGCAACATATTATATTCAGAGGAAACAGCTATTGAACAGGATTTTCAAAAGCTGCTTGCTCTGCCTGATGCTGTTGCATGTCAGTTTTCAGGCTTAGAAAAGCTTG TGGTCATTTATGGAGATCATAGTCTCTACATCTGGGACATCCATGATGTGAATCAG CCTGCCAGATGTTTTGTGCTAGTTTCACATTCCTCATGCATATGGGATATCAAGAATCTATGCTGTGAAAACATCCATGATCCGTCCCTAGCATGCACTGCTCGAGGTTGCTTTGGGGGAGTTTCTTTTGCAACATGCTCTGCTGATGGTACAATTAGGCTGTGGGATCTCTCTTTGCAATCTGATTTATCAAAAGATGCTGAAGAGCGTGATTCATCGAAGATGGAACTATTGAGCTCTTCATACCTAG TAAGTGCAGGAACTTTTGAACGGGATGCAGTTAAGGCAAATCTTTCAAAATCAGGATTTCGGTCACTCGCTGTTAGTTCAGATGGAAAGCATCTAGCTGCTGGTGATTGCAGAGGAAATCTCCATATATATAACCTCCAAACTTCAGATTACACATGTTTTCAG GGTGCTCATGATGCAGAGATTCTTACATTAAGCTTTAGCCAGGACATGTCTGATGACATTGCAAAAAACAGCTACTTTCTTGCTTCTGGGGGACGAGATTGCATAATCCATCTGTATGATGTGGACAG AAACTTTGATCTCATTGGCAGCATCGATGATCATTCAGCTGCAGTGACATCTGTGAATATTACCAGCAACAGTTGCAGGATCCTCAGTTGTAGTGCGGATAG TTTCCTAGTTCTCCATGATGTAGTGCAAGCAGAAAATGGTCATAACATTTTACAGCAACATCGTCAAAAGGCTTCAAAATTTGGAACTGTTTATGACATGGCTGTGGATTGGACATGTGAGAATGTTGTCACAGTTGGGCAG GATAAGAAGATAAAGATTTTTAACACAGCTTCTCAGAAGCTAATTCGGTCGTACACTCATGACAAAACTTTTGGAGAACCTATAAAG gTTATAATGGATCCAAGCTGCACTTATGTTGTGTGCTCGTTCTctaacaagtccatctgcataTATGACTTCAACACTGGAGAGATAGTTGCAAAGGCCATTGGGCATGCTGAAATTGTAACTGGTGTCATCTTCTTGCCTGATTGCAAGCGCATAGTTTCA GTAGATGGtgatgggtgtatttttgtatgGAAATTGCCTGCCCCACTGTCTTCTAAGATATTGAGGAGAATAATGGAAAGAACTGATCCATTGGGTACAAGGAATTTAGCTCAGCCTCTCTCTTTTGGTCATATATGTAGTGCAGTGGATTGTCAGAACTCCAAGGTCAATCTTGAGGGTATGCAGTCATTATGGAACAACACTCAAAGCTGGGATGGATTACTTTGCCCAAAGAGTTGTCATAAAGAGGCTTCATCTTTTAAATTTAGCATTTCTAGACTTCCAAGATGGGCACAATCAAAAGTGACCAGCCCCAACTCTGTCTTCAAGAATCTTAACAATACTTCATTAGAG GCAGATAGTACTTCATCCCCAGAAGTTCAAATGCCATCTGATGATGATTCTTCATTGCCAAAGACTCTGAAATCTCAATGTTCTTCAACCCCTTACAGAAGTTTTAG CAATATTGCTTTGGACAACCAGTGGCGTGCTGTTTACACTGTTTGCATGGACTCTCTTTCCTCCCCGGAAATGCACAATCTTATGAACACAAAGTTTCAAGGGATTCCCTTAAGTTTAA AACAGGATAAGGCTGCAATTAGGAAGGACCAGAATTCATTAGGTTTCAGTAGCCATtgtgaaaatgaagagttgGGTGTTGTTTCAGAAGAGCAAGTTGACTTCAATAATAGTTGTATTTCTTCTTTGTCTTCTGAAGAAATTTCTGATATAAAAGCAGAGCAGCTCCATTTAGATGAATCTGTAAGTGAGTCAAAACCAATTCTTGAAGCTAACATTGGCAGTTTGCATTGTGAAGAAGACAGTGATATGTTTAAGCAACATTTTGGCAGCTTATCAAATACACACAAG AGTCAAGAAATTCGGTAG